The Streptomyces cathayae DNA segment CGGCTGCCGCCACTCCCTGATCGACGGCATCAACCGCGCCACCGACGTCCTCATCGGCGGCAAGACCGCCGTCGTCTGCGGCTACGGCGACGTCGGCAAGGGCTGCGCGGAGTCCCTCCGGGGGCAGGGCGCCCGTGTGATCATCACCGAGATCGACCCGATCTGCGCCCTGCAGGCGGCGATGGACGGTTACCAGGTCACGACGCTGGACGAGGTCGTCGAGACGGCCGACATCTTCGTCACCACGACCGGCAACAAGGACATCATCATGGCCGCCGACATGGCCAAGATGAAGCACCAGGCCATCGTCGGCAACATCGGCCACTTCGACAACGAGATCGACATGGCCGGCCTCGCCCGGATCCCCGGCATCGTCAAGGACGAGGTCAAGCCGCAGGTCCACACCTGGACCTTCCCCGACGGGAAGGTGCTCATCCTCCTCTCCGAGGGCCGCCTGCTGAACCTGGGCAACGCCACCGGTCACCCGTCGTTCGTGATGTCCAACTCCTTCGCGGACCAGACCCTGGCCCAGATCGAGCTGTTCACCAAGCCCGACGAGTACCCGACCGGCGTCTACGTGCTGCCCAAGCACCTGGACGAGAAGGTCGCCCGCCTGCACCTCGACGCGCTCGGCGTGAAGCTGACCACGCTCCGTCCCGAGCAGGCCGAGTACATCGGCGTGACGGTCGAGGGCCCGTACAAGTCGGACCACTACCGCTACTGAGCCCACGCACCCGCCGTGGGGAGCGCACCGGTCCGTCGGCGCGCTCCCCGGCAGCGGACCCGTCCGGGACAGGCCCCCGCACCCCCGTGTCGGGGGCCTGTCCCATGGGTCGGCCGGCGACCGGCCCGGCCCGTCAAGATCCAGGACCCCCATGCCCCGCGGCCGTTATTCGCTCCACGATCCGCACGATCACACCCCCCTCGCCGAAGAGCACTTCCAGTGCGCCCCCGGCCCCTCCGGCTGGCGCTACGTCTCCCAGCTCACCGCCCCCTCCGGCGATCACCTGGGCTCGGTCGACCTCGCCCTCGACGAACTCGGCCGCCCCATCCGGCTCGAACTGCACGCCGCGAGCTGGCAGGTCCGCGGTGCCGCTCTCGACGGCGTCACCTGGGTCCGTACCGACCCGACCGGAACCCACGCCACCGAAGGCAATGCGCGCGCCCACGCCTTCACCGGTTCGTCCCCGGCGTTCCTCGTCGCCACCGCCCGTCTGCTGCGCCTCACCCCCTCCGCTTCGGCCACCCGCGTACGCCTCGTCGCCCTCACCGATCCGGTGCTCGCCCCGCGCACCGTGGACCAGTCCTGGGCCTTGGTGAGAAGAGAAGCACACGCCACTGACAACGGCCCCCTGACCGTGGACGAATACCAGGTCACGGCCCTGGACACGGGCGAGCAGCACGCCGTGCACCTCGCCGGGGACGTGGTCCTCGCGGCCCCCGGCATCGAACTCGAGGACCTCGAATCACCGCCCTCGGTCTTCGACTGACCGAAGACGCGAGCGACCGGCCCGCCCCCGGCCTACGCCGGTGGCACGAACCCGGTCGAGGGGCCCTCGGCCGACGGTGAGGCGGGCGCGGGGGACGCGGCAGGCGTGGCAGGTACGGGAGGCGACGCGGGCCCGGGGGGAGCAACGGCGGGAGCGGAGGGACCCGCCGGAGCGGCGGTAGCGGACGGGTACGGGGACGGCGGAGCCGCATGGTGCGCGGGAGGTCCGTACGCACCCGCCGGACCATATGAACCCGCCGGACCGTACGCGCCCGCCGGACCGACGGCACCGACCGGCCCGCCCCCTGCGGCAGCGGTCTGTCCGAAGGCACGCCGCGCCTCCCGGACCTGCCGCTCCTGCACCACCGCCGCCAGATACGCCGCCGCCGGCACGCCCTGCGGCACCGGCGCTCCGGTCCGGTCCGCCAGGTCCGCCGCCAACCGCTCCGCCATCGCCCGGCCCACCTGCGGGTCCAGCTGCCGCATCCGCGTCAGGTACTGGCGGACGGCGAGCCACAGACCGTCGGGCACCGCGGACAGATCGAGCCCGGAGAAACGACCGGCCAGCCAGGGCGGAGGCGGCGGTACGAACCCCACCGGCCCGACCGGCAGCCTCTCCCGCACGACCAGGGTCCCCGCGAAGACATCCCCGAGCCGTCGCCCCCGCGACGACGCCAGCGAGGCGATGCACGCGATGACGCCCATCGTCATGAGGATCTCGATCACACCGATCAAGCCCCGTACCAGCGCGTGCCGGAAGCGGATCGGGCCCCCGTCGTCCCGCACGACCCGCAGCCCGCACGCCATCTTCCCGAGCGACCGCCCGTGACTGAGCGTCTCGACCGCGATCGGCCCGCCCACCAGCAACAACACGAACATCGCGATGGAGATCGCGGTCTGCGCCGCCTCGTCCAGGGAGGCCGTGGCAGCCACCAGCGCGATGGTCGCCACGATGTACACCGTCACGGCCACGGCCAGGTCGAGCAGCACGGCCAGCGCCCTGCTGGGCACCTTCGCGGGGCGCAACTCCAGCGCCACCGCCTCGCCCGTCACCAGCTCACTCATGTCCGCACGTCCTTCCCTGGCCTGCCCCGAACACCGCCAGTCTGCCAAGCTGATGACACATCGCATCGCGGTACGACCAGCTGATCATGTCGTACGACTCATGCCGTACGGCCCATGAGGCCGCCCCGCACGACCGACGACGAGCCTTCGGCCCAGAGCCGACGAACAGCCGAGGAGCAGGCACACCGATGGACCTCGACGTCTTCGTCTCCGCCCACCGCGCGGAGTGGGACCGCCTCGACACCCTGCTCCGGCGCCAGCGCCGCCTGACCGGCGCCGAGGCCGACGAACTCGTCGTGCTCTACCAGCGCACGGCCACCCACCTGTCGCTGATCCAGTCCGCGGCTCCCGACCCCCAGCTCACCGGCAGGCTCAGCCAGCTGGTGGCACGCGCGCGTGGCGCCGTGACAGGAGCCCGCCGCGCGTCCTGGCGGGACGTCACACACTTCCTCTCCCACAGCTTCCCGGCCGCCGTCTACCGAGCGCGCCACTGGTGGGTGCCCACCGCACTGCTCTCCACCGCCGTCGCGGCCCTCCTCGGCTGGTGGATAGGTACCCACCCCGAGGTCCAGGCCTCCATCGCCGCCCCCGGCGAACTGCGCGAGCTCACCCGACCCGGTGGCCAGTACGAGACGTACTACTCCAGCAATCCCGCGGCCTCCTTCGCCGCCCAGGTCTGGACGAACAACGCGTGGGCAGCCGCCCTCTGCCTGATCCTGGGTGTCTTCCTGGGCCTGCCGGTGATCTGGATCCTCTTCCAGAACATGCTCAACCTGGGTATCGGCTTCGGCCTGATGGCCTCCGCCGGCCGGCTCGACATCTTCCTCGGTCTCGTGCTGCCCCATGGCCTCCTGGAACTGACTGCGGTCTTCGTCGCCGCCGGCACCGGGCTGCGCCTCGGCTGGACCCTCATCGACCCGGGCCCACGGCTCCGACGCAGGGCCCTCGCGGAGGAGGGCCGAGCAGCACTGGCCATGGCGATAGGCCTTGCGCTGGTTCTCTTCGTCTCTGGCGCGATCGAAGGCTTCGTCACCCCCTCGGGGCTTCCCACCTGGGCCCGCATCAGCATCGGCGTCGTCGCGGAGCTGCTCTTCCTCGTCTACGTCTATGTCGTGGGCGGACGTGCGGCGCGTGCCGGGGAGACCGGTGACCTGGAGGCCGCCGAGCGCAGCGCGGCCGTACCCACGGCCGCCTGATGTGCGAACCGGTCGGCTGAGCTGCTAGTCTCCTCTTCGCCCCGCAGGAACCGTTGACACGGATCGTGTGGGGAGGTAGATTCGAACAGTTGCCTGGAGCAGGGTCCCTGGATCCGCAGCGGCAACGGTGAGCATCTGACTGCTTCTCGATAATTCAAACTTTCGACGAAGCCACTCCCGATGAATCGGAAAGCTACGGCCGGTCAATCCGGCGCGAAACTTCTGATAAAGTCGGAGCCGCCGGAAAGGGAAACGCGAAAAGCGCAGACCCGGAAGGCGAAACCCCGAGGAAATCGGACCGGAAAGATCTGATAGAGTCGGAAACGCAAGACCGAAGGGAAGCGCCCGGAGGAAAACCCGCCAGGGTGAGTACAAAGGAAGCGTCCGTTCCTTGAGAACTCAACAGCGTGCCAAAAATCAACGCCAGATATGTTGATACCCCGTCTCCGGCCTCCGGCCGGGACGCGGTTCCTTTGAAACACACAGCGAGGACGCTGTGAACCGCCGGATCATTCCTCCGGCGGTTCCGCTCCCGTGGTGTCCCCGGAACACCGGGAAGCATTCACGGAGAGTTTGATCCTGGCTCAGGACGAACGCTGGCGGCGTGCTTAACACATGCAAGTCGAACGATGAAGCCCCTCGGGGCGGATTAGTGGCGAACGGGTGAGTAACACGTGGGCAATCTGCCCTGCACTTCGGGACAAGCCCTGGAAACGGGGTCTAATACCGGATACCCGTTTCCGCAGGCATCTGCGGAAACGGAAAGCTCCGGCGGTGCAGGATGAGCCCGCGGCCTATCAGCTGGTTGGTGAGGTAACGGCTCACCAAGGCGACGACGGGTAGCCGGCCTGAGAGGGCGACCGGCCACACTGGGACTGAGACACGGCCCAGACTCCTACGGGAGGCAGCAGTGGGGAATATTGCACAATGGGCGCAAGCCTGATGCAGCGACGCCGCGTGAGGGACGACGGCCTTCGGGTTGTAAACCTCTTTCAGCAGGGAAGAAGCGCAAGTGACGGTACCTGCAGAAGAAGCGCCGGCTAACTACGTGCCAGCAGCCGCGGTAATACGTAGGGCGCGAGCGTTGTCCGGAATTATTGGGCGTAAAGAGCTCGTAGGCGGCCTGTCGCGTCAATTGTGAAAGCCCGGGGCTCAACCCCGGGTCTGCAGTCGATACGGGCAGGCTAGAGTTCGGTAGGGGAGATCGGAATTCCTGGTGTAGCGGTGAAATGCGCAGATATCAGGAGGAACACCGGTGGCGAAGGCGGATCTCTGGGCCGACACTGACGCTGAGGAGCGAAAGCGTGGGGAGCGAACAGGATTAGATACCCTGGTAGTCCACGCCGTAAACGGTGGGCACTAGGTGTGGGCGACATTCCACGTCGTCCGCGCCGCAGCTAACGCATTAAGTGCCCCGCCTGGGGAGTACGGCCGCAAGGCTAAAACTCAAAGGAATTGACGGGGGCCCGCACAAGCAGCGGAGCATGTGGCTTAATTCGACGCAACGCGAAGAACCTTACCAAGGCTTGACATACACCGGAAACACCTGGAGACAGGTGCCCCCTTGTGGTCGGTGTACAGGTGGTGCATGGCTGTCGTCAGCTCGTGTCGTGAGATGTTGGGTTAAGTCCCGCAACGAGCGCAACCCTTGTCCCGTGTTGCCAGCACGCCCCTTCGGGGGTGGTGGGGACTCACGGGAGACCGCCGGGGTCAACTCGGAGGAAGGTGGGGACGACGTCAAGTCATCATGCCCCTTATGTCTTGGGCTGCACACGTGCTACAATGGCCGGTACAATGAGCTGCGATACCGCGAGGTGGAGCGAATCTCAAAAAGCCGGTCTCAGTTCGGATTGGGGTCTGCAACTCGACCCCATGAAGTCGGAGTTGCTAGTAATCGCAGATCAGCATCGCTGCGGTGAATACGTTCCCGGGCCTTGTACACACCGCCCGTCACGTCACGAAAGTCGGTAACACCCGAAGCCGGTGGCCCAACCCCTTGCGGGAGGGAGCCGTCGAAGGTGGGACTGGCGATTGGGACGAAGTCGTAACAAGGTAGCCGTACCGGAAGGTGCGGCTGGATCACCTCCTTTCTAAGGAGCACTTCTCACCGGCCTCCGGGCCGGTCAGGGGCCAGTACACCGGCGTACGTCCGGTGCTGGTTGCTCATGGGTGGAACGTTGATTATTCGGCATCTTCAGCCCGCTCGGGCTGCCAGTACTGTCCTTCGGGGCGTGGAACGCAGGCCGCGGGGGATGAGGGTGCCGGGCACGCTGTTGGGTGTCTGAGGGAACGAACCCTCAGTTGCCGACCCCGGTACAGCACCGCCCCTGGCGGTGTGTGACGGGTGGTTGGTCGTTGTTTGAGAACTGCACAGTGGACGCGAGCATCTGTGGCCAAGTTTTTAAGGGCGCACGGTGGATGCCTTGGCACCAGGAACCGATGAAGGACGTGGGAGGCCACGATAGTCCCCGGGGAGCCGTCAACCAGGCTGTGATCCGGGGGTTTCCGAATGGGGAAACCCGGCAGTCGTCATGGGCTGTCACCCTTGCCTGAACACATAGGGCAAGCGGAGGGAACGCGGGGAAGTGAAACATCTCAGTACCCGCAGGAAGAGAAAACAACCGTGATTCCGGGAGTAGTGGCGAGCGAAACCGGACGAGGCCAAACCGTATGCGTGTGAGACCCGGCAGGGGTTGCGCATACGGGGTTGTGGGATCTCTCTTCTGTTGTCTGCCGGCAACAGGACGAGTCAGAAACCGCTGAGGTAGACGAAGGACATGCGAAAGGTCCGGCGCAGAGGGTAAGACCCCCGTAGTCGAAACGTCAGCGGCTCGTTGGAGAGACACCCAAGTAGCACGGGGCCCGAGAAATCCCGTGTGAATCCGGCGGGACCACCCGCCAAGCCTAAATATTCCCTGGTGACCGATAGCGGACAGTACCGTGAGGGAATGGTGAAAAGTACCGCGGGAGCGGAGTGAAATAGTACCTGAAACCGTGTGCCTACAAGCCGTGGGAGCGTCGCATGCAGGCTTGCCTGCATGTCGTGACTGCGTGCCTTTTGAAGAATGAGCCTGCGAGTTTGCGGTGTGTTGCGAGGTTAACCCGGGTGGGGAAGCCGTAGCGAAAGCGAGTCCGAACAGGGCGCTTCAGTAGCACGCTCAAGACCCGAAGCGGAGTGATCTAGCCATGGGCAGGTTGAAGCGGAGGTAAGACTTCGTGGAGGACCGAACCCACCAGGGTTGAAAACCTGGGGGATGACCTGTGGTTAGGGGTGAAAGGCCAATCAAACTCCGTGATAGCTGGTTCTCCCCGAAATGCATTTAGGTGCAGCGTCGCGTGTTTCTTGCCGGAGGTAGAGCACTGGATAGGCGATGGGCCCTACCGGGTTACTGACCTTAGCCAAACTCCGAATGCCGGTAAGTGAGAGCGCGGCAGTGAGACCGTG contains these protein-coding regions:
- a CDS encoding RDD family protein is translated as MSELVTGEAVALELRPAKVPSRALAVLLDLAVAVTVYIVATIALVAATASLDEAAQTAISIAMFVLLLVGGPIAVETLSHGRSLGKMACGLRVVRDDGGPIRFRHALVRGLIGVIEILMTMGVIACIASLASSRGRRLGDVFAGTLVVRERLPVGPVGFVPPPPPWLAGRFSGLDLSAVPDGLWLAVRQYLTRMRQLDPQVGRAMAERLAADLADRTGAPVPQGVPAAAYLAAVVQERQVREARRAFGQTAAAGGGPVGAVGPAGAYGPAGSYGPAGAYGPPAHHAAPPSPYPSATAAPAGPSAPAVAPPGPASPPVPATPAASPAPASPSAEGPSTGFVPPA
- a CDS encoding stage II sporulation protein M, which translates into the protein MDLDVFVSAHRAEWDRLDTLLRRQRRLTGAEADELVVLYQRTATHLSLIQSAAPDPQLTGRLSQLVARARGAVTGARRASWRDVTHFLSHSFPAAVYRARHWWVPTALLSTAVAALLGWWIGTHPEVQASIAAPGELRELTRPGGQYETYYSSNPAASFAAQVWTNNAWAAALCLILGVFLGLPVIWILFQNMLNLGIGFGLMASAGRLDIFLGLVLPHGLLELTAVFVAAGTGLRLGWTLIDPGPRLRRRALAEEGRAALAMAIGLALVLFVSGAIEGFVTPSGLPTWARISIGVVAELLFLVYVYVVGGRAARAGETGDLEAAERSAAVPTAA